From a region of the Aegilops tauschii chloroplast, complete genome genome:
- the rps4 gene encoding ribosomal protein S4 yields the protein MSRYRGPRLKKIRRLGALPGLTRKTPKSGSNLKKKFNSGKKEQYRIRLQEKQKLRFHYGLTERQLLRYVHIAGKAKRSTGQVLLQLLEMRLDNILFRLGMASTIPGARQLVNHRHILVNGRIVNIPSFRCKPRDIITTKDNQRSKGLVQNYIASSDPGKLPKHLAIDTLEYKGLVNKILDRKWVGLKINELLVVEYYSRQT from the coding sequence ATGTCCCGTTATCGAGGACCTCGTTTAAAAAAAATACGCCGTCTGGGAGCTTTACCAGGACTCACTAGAAAAACACCTAAATCCGGAAGTAATCTTAAAAAAAAATTCAATTCTGGGAAAAAGGAGCAATATCGTATTCGTCTTCAAGAAAAACAGAAATTGCGTTTTCATTATGGTCTGACAGAACGACAATTACTTAGATATGTACATATCGCTGGAAAAGCAAAAAGGTCAACAGGCCAGGTTTTACTACAATTACTTGAAATGCGTTTGGATAATATCCTTTTTCGATTGGGTATGGCTTCAACCATTCCTGGGGCCCGCCAATTAGTCAACCATAGACATATTTTAGTTAATGGTCGTATAGTCAATATACCAAGTTTTCGTTGCAAACCCCGAGATATTATTACTACGAAAGATAACCAAAGATCAAAAGGTCTGGTTCAAAATTATATTGCTTCATCGGACCCGGGGAAATTGCCAAAGCATTTGGCGATTGACACGTTGGAATATAAAGGACTAGTAAATAAAATCCTAGATAGGAAGTGGGTCGGTCTCAAAATAAATGAGTTGTTAGTTGTAGAATATTACTCTCGTCAGACTTGA
- the rps14 gene encoding ribosomal protein S14, protein MAKKSLIQREKKRQKLEQKYHLIRQSLKKKIRSKVSPLSLSEKTKMREKLQSLPRNSAPTRLHRRCFLTGRPRANYRHFGLSGHVLREMVYECLLPGATRSSW, encoded by the coding sequence ATGGCAAAAAAAAGTTTGATTCAGAGGGAGAAGAAGCGGCAGAAATTAGAACAGAAATATCATTTGATTCGTCAATCTTTAAAAAAAAAGATAAGAAGCAAAGTTTCTCCCTTGAGTTTGAGTGAAAAAACGAAAATGCGAGAAAAATTGCAATCCCTACCGCGTAATAGTGCACCTACACGCCTTCATCGACGTTGTTTTTTGACCGGAAGACCTAGAGCTAACTATCGACATTTTGGGCTATCCGGACACGTACTTCGAGAAATGGTTTATGAGTGTTTGTTACCGGGTGCAACAAGATCCAGTTGGTAA
- the psaA gene encoding photosystem I P700 apoprotein A1 has protein sequence MIIRSPEPEVKIVVDRDPVKTSFEEWARPGHFSRTLAKGPDTTTWIWNLHADAHDFDSHTGDLEEISRKVFSAHFGQLSIIFLWLSGMYFHGARFSNYEAWLSDPTHIGPSAQVVWPIVGQEILNGDVGGGFRGIQITSGFFQLWRASGITSELQLYCTAIGALIFAALMLFAGWFHYHKAAPKLAWFQDVESMLNHHLAGLLGLGSLSWAGHQIHVSLPINQFLDAGVDPKEIPLPHEFILNRDLLAQLYPSFAEGATPFFTLNWSKYAEFLTFRGGLDPVTGGLWLTDIAHHHLAIAILFLIAGHMYRTNWGIGHGLKDILEAHKGPFTGQGHKGLYEILTTSWHAQLSLNLAMLGSTTIVVAHHMYSMPPYPYLATDYGTQLSLFTHHMWIGGFLIVGAAAHAAIFMVRDYDPTTRYNDLLDRVLRHRDAIISHLNWVCIFLGFHSFGLYIHNDTMSALGRPQDMFSDTAIQLQPIFAQWVQNIHATAPGVTAPGATTSTSLTWGGGELVAVGGKVALLPIPLGTADFLVHHIHAFTIHVTVLILLKGVLFARSSRLIPDKANLGFRFPCDGPGRGGTCQVSAWDHVFLGLFWMYNAISVVIFHFSWKMQSDVWGTISDQGVVTHITGGNFAQSSITINGWLRDFLWAQASQVIQSYGSSLSAYGLFFLGAHFVWAFSLMFLFSGRGYWQELIESIVWAHNKLKVAPATQPRALSIIQGRAVGVTHYLLGGIATTWAFFLARIIAVG, from the coding sequence ATGATTATTCGTTCGCCGGAACCAGAAGTAAAAATTGTTGTGGATAGGGATCCTGTAAAAACATCTTTTGAGGAATGGGCCAGACCCGGCCATTTCTCAAGAACACTAGCTAAGGGCCCTGATACTACCACTTGGATCTGGAACCTACATGCTGATGCTCACGATTTCGATAGTCATACTGGTGATTTGGAGGAGATTTCTCGAAAAGTCTTTAGTGCTCATTTCGGGCAACTTTCCATTATCTTTCTTTGGTTGAGTGGCATGTACTTTCATGGCGCCCGTTTTTCCAATTATGAAGCATGGCTAAGTGATCCTACTCACATTGGACCCAGTGCTCAGGTAGTTTGGCCTATAGTAGGGCAAGAAATATTGAATGGTGATGTAGGCGGGGGTTTCCGAGGAATCCAAATAACCTCTGGTTTTTTTCAGCTTTGGCGAGCATCTGGAATAACTAGTGAATTACAACTCTATTGTACTGCAATTGGTGCATTGATTTTTGCAGCGTTAATGCTTTTTGCTGGTTGGTTCCATTATCACAAAGCCGCTCCCAAATTGGCCTGGTTCCAAGATGTAGAATCCATGTTGAATCACCACTTAGCGGGATTATTAGGACTTGGGTCTCTTTCTTGGGCGGGGCACCAAATTCATGTATCTTTACCAATTAACCAATTTCTTGACGCTGGGGTGGATCCTAAAGAGATACCACTTCCTCATGAATTTATCTTGAATCGGGACCTTTTGGCTCAACTTTATCCTAGTTTTGCCGAAGGAGCAACCCCTTTTTTCACTTTAAATTGGTCCAAATACGCAGAATTTCTGACTTTTCGCGGAGGACTAGATCCAGTAACCGGTGGTCTCTGGCTGACCGATATTGCGCACCATCATTTAGCTATTGCTATTCTTTTCCTAATCGCAGGTCATATGTATAGGACCAATTGGGGTATTGGCCATGGACTTAAAGATATTTTGGAGGCTCACAAGGGCCCATTTACAGGACAAGGCCATAAGGGTCTTTATGAAATCTTAACAACGTCATGGCATGCTCAATTATCTCTTAACCTAGCTATGCTAGGCTCTACAACCATTGTTGTAGCTCATCATATGTATTCTATGCCTCCCTATCCATACCTAGCTACTGACTATGGTACACAACTTTCCTTGTTCACACACCACATGTGGATTGGCGGATTTCTAATAGTCGGTGCTGCTGCACATGCAGCAATTTTTATGGTAAGAGACTATGATCCAACTACTCGATACAACGATCTATTAGATCGCGTCCTTAGACACCGCGATGCAATCATATCCCACCTTAACTGGGTATGTATATTTCTAGGTTTTCACAGTTTTGGCTTGTACATTCATAATGATACCATGAGTGCTTTAGGCCGTCCACAAGATATGTTTTCGGATACTGCCATACAATTACAACCTATCTTTGCTCAATGGGTACAAAATATCCATGCTACTGCGCCTGGCGTAACAGCTCCTGGTGCAACAACAAGTACTAGCTTAACGTGGGGAGGCGGCGAGTTAGTAGCAGTAGGTGGCAAAGTGGCTTTGTTACCTATTCCATTAGGAACCGCAGATTTTTTAGTCCATCACATTCATGCATTTACCATACATGTGACTGTATTAATACTTTTGAAAGGTGTTTTATTTGCTCGGAGTTCCCGTTTGATACCCGATAAAGCAAATCTAGGTTTTCGCTTTCCTTGCGATGGGCCTGGCCGAGGGGGAACATGTCAAGTATCCGCCTGGGATCATGTTTTCTTAGGTTTATTCTGGATGTACAATGCAATTTCGGTAGTCATTTTCCATTTCAGTTGGAAAATGCAGTCGGATGTTTGGGGTACTATAAGTGATCAAGGGGTGGTAACTCATATTACAGGGGGAAACTTTGCACAGAGTTCCATTACGATTAATGGGTGGCTTCGAGATTTCTTGTGGGCACAGGCATCGCAAGTCATTCAGTCTTATGGTTCTTCATTATCTGCATATGGTCTTTTTTTCTTAGGTGCTCATTTTGTCTGGGCCTTCAGTTTAATGTTTTTATTCAGCGGCCGTGGTTATTGGCAAGAACTCATTGAATCTATCGTTTGGGCTCATAACAAATTAAAAGTTGCTCCTGCTACTCAGCCTAGAGCCTTGAGCATTATACAAGGACGCGCTGTAGGAGTAACCCATTACCTTCTGGGTGGAATTGCCACGACATGGGCATTCTTCTTAGCGAGAATTATTGCAGTAGGATAG
- the psaB gene encoding photosystem I P700 apoprotein A2 gives MELRFPRFSQGLAQDPTTRRIWFGIATAHDFESHDDITEERLYQNIFASHFGQLAIIFLWTSGNLFHVAWQGNFESWIQDPLHVRPIAHAIWDPHFGQPAVEAFTRGGAAGPVNIAYSGVYQWWYTIGLRTNEDLYTGALFLLFLSTLSLIAGWLHLQPKWKPSLSWFKNAESRLNHHLSGLFGVSSLAWTGHLVHVAIPASRGEYVRWNNFLDVLPYPQGLGPLLTGQWNLYAQNPDSSNHLFGTAQGAGTAILTLLGGFHPQTQSLWLTDMAHHHLAIAFIFLIAGHMYRTNFGIGHSIKDLLEAHTPPGGRLGRGHKGLYDTINNSIHFQLGLALASLGVITSLVAQHMYSLPPYAFIAQDFTTQAALYTHHQYIAGFIMTGAFAHGAIFFIRDYNPEQNEDNVLARMLDHKEAIISHLSWASLFLGFHTLGLYVHNDVMLAFGTPEKQILIEPIFAQWIQSAHGKTTYGFDILLSSTNGPAFNAGRSLWLPGWLNAVNENSNSLFLTIGPGDFLVHHAIALGLHTTTLILVKGALDARGSKLMPDKKDFGYSFPCDGPGRGGTCDISAWDAFYLAVFWMLNTIGWVTFYWHWKHITLWQGNVSQFNESSTYLMGWLRDYLWLNSSQLINGYNPFGMNSLSVWAWMFLFGHLVWATGFMFLISWRGYWQELIETLAWAHERTPLANLIRWRDKPVALSIVQARLVGLAHFSVGYIFTYAAFLIASTSGKFG, from the coding sequence ATGGAATTAAGATTTCCCAGGTTTAGCCAAGGCTTAGCTCAGGACCCCACTACTCGTCGTATTTGGTTTGGTATTGCTACCGCACATGATTTCGAAAGTCATGATGATATTACTGAAGAACGTCTTTATCAGAACATTTTTGCTTCTCACTTTGGGCAATTAGCAATAATCTTTCTATGGACGTCCGGAAATCTGTTTCATGTAGCTTGGCAAGGAAATTTTGAATCATGGATACAGGATCCTTTACACGTAAGACCTATTGCTCATGCGATTTGGGATCCTCATTTTGGTCAACCCGCTGTGGAAGCCTTTACTCGAGGAGGTGCTGCTGGTCCAGTGAATATTGCTTATTCTGGAGTTTATCAGTGGTGGTATACAATAGGATTACGCACCAATGAGGATCTTTATACTGGAGCTCTTTTTCTATTATTTCTTTCTACGCTGTCCTTAATAGCGGGTTGGTTACATCTACAACCCAAATGGAAACCAAGCCTTTCGTGGTTCAAAAACGCGGAATCTCGTCTCAATCATCATTTGTCAGGACTTTTCGGGGTAAGTTCTTTGGCTTGGACAGGACATTTAGTTCATGTTGCTATTCCCGCATCCAGGGGGGAGTACGTTCGATGGAATAATTTCTTAGATGTATTACCCTATCCCCAGGGGTTGGGACCCCTTTTGACGGGTCAATGGAATCTTTATGCCCAAAACCCTGATTCGAGTAATCATTTATTTGGTACCGCTCAAGGAGCGGGAACTGCCATTCTAACTCTTCTTGGGGGATTCCATCCACAAACGCAAAGTTTGTGGCTGACCGATATGGCTCACCATCATTTAGCTATTGCATTTATTTTTCTCATTGCCGGTCACATGTATCGAACTAACTTCGGAATTGGGCACAGTATTAAAGATCTTTTAGAAGCGCATACTCCTCCGGGGGGTCGATTAGGGCGTGGGCATAAGGGCCTTTATGACACAATCAACAATTCGATTCATTTTCAGTTAGGTCTTGCTCTAGCTTCTTTAGGGGTTATTACTTCCTTAGTAGCTCAACATATGTACTCTTTACCTCCTTATGCATTCATAGCACAAGACTTTACTACTCAAGCTGCTTTATATACTCATCACCAATATATTGCAGGGTTCATCATGACAGGGGCTTTTGCTCATGGAGCTATTTTTTTCATTAGGGATTACAATCCGGAACAGAATGAGGATAATGTATTGGCAAGAATGTTAGACCATAAAGAAGCTATCATATCTCATTTAAGTTGGGCTAGCCTCTTTCTAGGATTCCATACCTTGGGCCTTTATGTTCATAACGACGTCATGCTTGCTTTTGGTACTCCAGAAAAGCAAATCTTGATCGAACCTATATTTGCCCAATGGATACAATCTGCTCATGGCAAGACGACATATGGGTTCGATATACTCTTATCTTCAACGAATGGCCCCGCTTTCAATGCGGGTCGAAGCCTATGGTTGCCCGGATGGTTGAATGCTGTTAATGAGAATAGTAATTCGCTTTTCTTAACAATAGGACCTGGGGATTTCTTGGTTCATCATGCTATTGCTCTAGGTTTGCATACAACTACATTGATTTTAGTAAAGGGCGCTTTAGATGCACGCGGTTCCAAATTAATGCCAGATAAAAAGGATTTTGGATATAGTTTTCCTTGTGACGGCCCAGGGCGCGGCGGTACTTGTGATATTTCTGCTTGGGACGCATTTTATTTGGCAGTTTTCTGGATGTTAAATACCATTGGGTGGGTTACTTTTTATTGGCATTGGAAACATATCACATTATGGCAGGGCAACGTTTCACAATTTAATGAATCCTCCACTTATTTGATGGGATGGTTAAGAGATTACCTATGGTTAAACTCTTCACAACTTATCAATGGATATAATCCTTTTGGGATGAATAGTTTATCGGTATGGGCGTGGATGTTCTTATTTGGACATCTTGTTTGGGCTACTGGATTTATGTTCTTAATTTCCTGGCGGGGGTATTGGCAGGAATTAATTGAGACTTTAGCATGGGCTCATGAACGCACACCTTTAGCTAATTTAATTCGCTGGAGAGATAAGCCCGTGGCTCTTTCCATTGTGCAAGCAAGATTGGTTGGATTAGCTCACTTTTCCGTGGGTTATATATTCACTTATGCAGCTTTCTTGATTGCCTCAACATCAGGCAAGTTTGGTTAA
- the atpA gene encoding ATP synthase CF1 alpha subunit, with amino-acid sequence MATLRVDEIHKILRERIEQYNRKVGIENIGRVVQVGDGIARIIGLGEIMSGELVEFAEGTRGIALNLESKNVGIVLMGDGLMIQEGSFVKATGRIAQIPVSEAYLGRVVNALAKPIDGKGEIIASESRLIESPAPSIISRRSVYEPLQTGLIAIDSMIPIGRGQRELIIGDRQTGKTAVATDTILNQKGQGVICVYVAIGQRASSVAQVVTTFHEEGAMEYTIVVAEMADSPATLQYLAPYTGAALAEYFMYRERHTLIIYDDLSKQAQAYRQMSLLLRRPPGREAYPGDVFYLHSRLLERAAKLNSLLGEGSMTALPIVETQSGDVSAYIPTNVISITDGQIFLSADLFNAGIRPAINVGISVSRVGSAAQIKAMKQVAGKSKLELAQFAELQAFAQFASALDKTSQNQLARGRRLRELLKQSQANPLPVEEQIATIYTGTRGYLDSLEIEQVNKFLDELRKHLKDTKPQFQEIISSSKTFTEQAEILLKEAIQEQLERFSLQ; translated from the coding sequence ATGGCAACCCTTCGAGTCGACGAAATTCATAAAATTCTCCGCGAACGTATTGAACAATATAATAGGAAAGTAGGGATTGAGAATATAGGTCGCGTAGTTCAAGTGGGGGATGGGATTGCTCGTATTATAGGTCTTGGTGAAATAATGTCAGGTGAATTAGTCGAATTTGCAGAAGGTACTAGGGGTATTGCTCTGAATTTGGAATCCAAAAATGTTGGGATTGTATTAATGGGCGATGGGTTGATGATACAAGAGGGAAGTTTTGTAAAAGCAACAGGAAGAATTGCTCAGATACCCGTGAGTGAGGCTTACTTGGGTCGTGTTGTAAATGCTCTGGCTAAACCTATTGATGGGAAAGGCGAAATTATAGCTTCCGAATCTCGCTTAATTGAATCTCCTGCTCCAAGTATAATTTCCAGGCGTTCCGTATACGAACCTCTTCAAACAGGGCTTATTGCTATCGATTCGATGATCCCTATAGGGCGCGGTCAGCGAGAGTTAATTATTGGGGACAGACAGACTGGCAAAACAGCAGTAGCCACAGATACAATTCTCAATCAAAAAGGGCAAGGTGTAATATGTGTTTATGTAGCTATCGGTCAAAGAGCATCCTCCGTAGCTCAAGTAGTAACTACTTTCCATGAGGAGGGGGCTATGGAATACACTATTGTAGTAGCTGAAATGGCGGATTCACCTGCTACATTACAATACCTCGCTCCTTATACGGGAGCAGCCCTGGCTGAGTATTTTATGTACCGCGAACGGCATACTTTAATAATTTATGATGATCTCTCCAAACAGGCACAAGCTTATCGCCAAATGTCCCTTCTATTAAGAAGACCTCCCGGCCGTGAGGCTTATCCAGGGGATGTTTTTTATTTGCATTCACGCCTTTTAGAAAGAGCCGCTAAATTAAATTCTCTTTTAGGCGAAGGAAGTATGACCGCTTTACCAATAGTTGAGACTCAATCTGGAGACGTTTCCGCCTATATTCCTACTAATGTAATCTCCATTACAGATGGACAAATATTCTTATCTGCGGATCTATTCAATGCCGGAATTCGACCCGCTATTAATGTGGGTATTTCTGTTTCCAGAGTAGGATCCGCGGCTCAAATTAAAGCCATGAAACAAGTAGCTGGCAAATCAAAATTGGAACTAGCGCAATTCGCAGAGTTACAAGCCTTTGCACAATTCGCCTCTGCTCTCGATAAAACAAGTCAGAATCAATTGGCAAGGGGTCGACGATTAAGGGAATTGCTTAAACAATCCCAGGCAAATCCTCTCCCAGTGGAAGAGCAGATAGCTACTATTTATACCGGAACAAGAGGATATCTTGATTCGTTAGAAATTGAACAGGTAAATAAATTTCTGGATGAGTTACGTAAACATCTAAAAGATACTAAACCTCAATTCCAAGAAATTATATCTTCTAGCAAGACATTCACCGAGCAAGCGGAAATCCTTTTGAAGGAAGCTATTCAGGAACAGCTGGAACGGTTTTCTCTTCAGTAA
- the ycf3 gene encoding hypothetical chloroplast RF34, with protein sequence MPRSRVNGNFIDKTSSIVANILLRIIPTTSGEKKAFTYYRDGAIMLAQSEGNYAEALQNYYEATRLEIDPYDRSYILYNIGLIHTSNGEHTKALEYYFRALERNPFLPQAFNNMAVICHYRGEQAILQGDSEIAEAWFDQAAEYWKQAIALTPGNYIEAQNWLKITKRFEFE encoded by the exons ATGCCTAGATCCCGTGTAAATGGAAATTTCATTGATAAGACCTCCTCAATTGTAGCCAATATTTTATTGCGAATAATTCCGACAACCTCAGGAGAAAAAAAGGCATTTACTTATTATAGAGATGGTGCGATT ATGTTGGCTCAATCCGAAGGAAATTATGCGGAAGCTTTGCAAAATTATTATGAAGCTACGCGACTAGAAATCGATCCCTATGATCGAAGTTATATACTCTATAACATAGGCCTTATACACACAAGCAATGGAGAGCATACAAAGGCTTTGGAATATTATTTCCGGGCACTAGAACGAAACCCCTTCTTACCGCAAGCTTTTAATAATATGGCCGTGATCTGTCATTAC CGAGGAGAACAGGCCATTCTACAGGGTGATTCGGAAATTGCGGAAGCTTGGTTTGATCAAGCTGCTGAATATTGGAAACAAGCTATAGCGCTTACTCCGGGAAATTATATTGAAGCACAGAACTGGTTGAAGATTACGAAGCGCTTTGAATTTGAATAA